One genomic region from Thermococcus sp. encodes:
- the moaA gene encoding GTP 3',8-cyclase MoaA codes for MLYDRFGRPVTNLRISLTQECNFRCFFCHREGQRFLAKNEMTPEEIERLVRIASLLGIKKVKLTGGEPTVRGDIIEIVRRIKPYVVDLSMTTNGSRLKELAKPLAKAGLDRVNVSLHSLRREVYKRITGVDMLETVLEGIEEAVKYLSPVKLNMTVMKGLNDGEIWDMVEFSAKTGTILQLIELEAPREMTETSFFRKYFYPLKPVERELEKRAVEIRERRMHRRKKYFVPTDYGVAEVEVVRAMHNTIFCANCTRLRVTSNGMFKTCLLRNDDLIDFITAMRNGASDGEIVEIFKKAVLMREPYWR; via the coding sequence GTGCTCTACGACCGCTTTGGGAGGCCAGTGACGAACCTGAGGATTTCGCTCACCCAGGAGTGCAATTTCCGCTGTTTCTTCTGCCACCGCGAGGGCCAGAGGTTTTTAGCTAAAAACGAGATGACACCTGAGGAAATCGAGAGGCTCGTCAGGATAGCTTCCCTGCTGGGCATTAAGAAGGTCAAGCTCACCGGCGGAGAGCCGACCGTCAGGGGGGACATAATCGAAATCGTGAGGCGCATAAAGCCCTACGTGGTCGATTTAAGCATGACGACCAACGGGAGTCGCTTGAAGGAGCTCGCAAAGCCCCTCGCGAAGGCCGGCCTCGACAGGGTGAACGTCTCCCTCCACAGCCTCAGGAGAGAGGTTTACAAGCGAATAACGGGCGTCGACATGCTTGAAACCGTTCTTGAAGGAATCGAGGAGGCGGTAAAGTATCTCAGCCCGGTCAAGCTCAACATGACGGTCATGAAGGGCCTGAACGATGGTGAAATCTGGGACATGGTCGAGTTCTCGGCTAAAACCGGGACGATACTCCAGCTCATCGAGCTTGAGGCACCGAGGGAGATGACTGAAACCTCTTTCTTCAGGAAGTACTTCTACCCGCTCAAACCGGTTGAGAGGGAGCTTGAAAAGAGGGCAGTAGAAATCAGGGAGAGGAGAATGCACAGGAGAAAGAAGTACTTCGTTCCGACCGACTACGGAGTTGCCGAGGTTGAAGTTGTCAGGGCGATGCACAACACGATCTTCTGCGCCAACTGCACGCGTTTGAGGGTTACGTCCAACGGCATGTTCAAGACCTGCCTGCTGAGGAACGACGACCTGATAGACTTCATAACCGCCATGAGAAACGGTGCGAGCGACGGTGAAATCGTTGAAATCTTTAAGAAGGCCGTCCTCATGCGCGAGCCCTACTGGCGTTAG
- a CDS encoding replication factor C large subunit has translation MSDVPWVEKYRPRRLSEIINQEKAIEQVRAWVEAWLHGNPPKKKALILAGPPGTGKTTTVYALAREYGFEVIELNASDERTYEKIERYVQAAYTMDILGKRRKLIFLDEADNMEPSGAREIAKLIDKARNPIIMSANHYWEIPREIRNKAQIVEYKRLTQRDIIRALVRILKREGKTVPKEILYEIAKRSNGDLRAAINDLQTVVTGGVEDAREVLAYRDVEKSVFQALAQVFATDNAKRAKMAVLGVDMYPDELLLWIDENVPYVYYKPEDIARAYEAISRADIYLGRAKRTGNYSLWKYATDMMTAGVAVAGVKKKGFVKIYPPKTIKILTESKEERSLRDSILKKVMKEMHMAKLEAIETLHYLRVIFENNPDLAAHFTVFLDLSEKEVEFLAGSSEKAKTIWAKSMNIEKKLKREGELEARAREAEKKAREEEKEEEEISEEELEKAEKEIEAVGRKKEEKKKGKQATLFDFLKK, from the coding sequence ATGAGCGATGTTCCGTGGGTCGAGAAGTACAGGCCGAGAAGGCTGAGCGAGATTATCAACCAGGAGAAGGCGATAGAGCAGGTTAGAGCATGGGTTGAGGCGTGGCTTCACGGCAACCCGCCGAAGAAGAAGGCCTTAATCTTAGCGGGCCCGCCGGGAACGGGAAAGACGACCACTGTTTACGCTCTGGCGAGGGAGTACGGCTTTGAGGTAATCGAGCTCAACGCGAGCGACGAGAGAACCTACGAAAAGATAGAGCGCTACGTTCAAGCGGCTTACACGATGGACATCCTCGGGAAGAGGAGAAAGCTCATATTCCTCGACGAGGCCGACAACATGGAGCCGAGCGGTGCCAGGGAGATAGCGAAGCTCATCGACAAAGCTAGAAATCCCATCATAATGAGCGCCAACCACTACTGGGAGATACCGAGGGAGATAAGGAACAAGGCCCAGATAGTCGAGTACAAGCGCCTCACCCAGAGGGACATCATCAGGGCCCTCGTCAGAATTCTGAAGCGTGAGGGCAAGACGGTTCCCAAGGAGATACTCTACGAAATAGCAAAGCGCTCCAACGGCGATCTAAGGGCTGCTATCAACGACCTCCAGACGGTTGTCACTGGGGGAGTTGAAGACGCGAGGGAAGTTTTAGCTTACAGGGACGTTGAGAAGAGCGTCTTTCAGGCTCTTGCTCAGGTTTTCGCCACCGACAACGCCAAGAGGGCCAAGATGGCAGTCCTTGGAGTTGATATGTACCCCGACGAGCTCCTCCTCTGGATTGACGAGAACGTTCCCTACGTCTACTACAAACCCGAGGACATAGCCAGAGCTTACGAGGCAATAAGCAGGGCCGACATCTACCTCGGCAGGGCCAAGAGGACGGGCAACTATTCCCTCTGGAAGTATGCAACCGACATGATGACCGCTGGGGTTGCGGTTGCAGGCGTCAAGAAGAAGGGCTTCGTCAAAATCTACCCGCCGAAGACGATAAAGATACTCACCGAGAGCAAGGAGGAGAGAAGCCTCAGGGATTCCATCCTGAAGAAGGTCATGAAGGAGATGCACATGGCAAAGCTTGAGGCCATAGAGACCCTCCACTACCTCAGGGTAATCTTCGAGAACAACCCGGACTTAGCTGCTCACTTCACCGTCTTCCTCGACCTGAGCGAGAAGGAGGTCGAGTTCCTCGCTGGAAGCTCCGAGAAGGCCAAGACCATCTGGGCTAAGAGCATGAACATAGAGAAGAAGCTTAAGAGGGAAGGCGAGCTTGAGGCAAGGGCGAGAGAAGCCGAGAAGAAGGCCAGGGAAGAGGAGAAGGAGGAGGAAGAAATCAGCGAGGAGGAGCTTGAGAAGGCTGAGAAAGAAATAGAGGCCGTCGGCAGGAAGAAGGAGGAAAAGAAGAAGGGCAAGCAGGCGACGCTCTTCGACTTTCTGAAGAAGTGA
- a CDS encoding DUF835 domain-containing protein codes for MDVLYLGYYVAIAFLVILGIFGVAASFREYRKHDEPFKTLARVLCESFLLFGFGTALGVTLSVFYSRKLWVVMAASATFGYLMLAAAVLDILRKLKARKRVSKRLPAPHAILIESQEDAFTLIRALYRYARVPLMVITRVPLEEWTAKTGVLPDEYIWLSRVEHESSVSPTDLHVILQRIERFLMQNPGGVVYVDGVEYLLFYNDFKGLAKFLISAKDMAVLHGGHIVLLVTPGALKKVELSILRKEFEMVDVGLVLREVLGPALFETLPPELKVKKNARAKGSERGGEGFTKSLKY; via the coding sequence ATGGACGTACTGTATCTCGGTTACTACGTTGCAATTGCATTCCTCGTAATCCTTGGCATCTTCGGGGTAGCGGCCTCATTTCGGGAATACAGAAAGCACGATGAGCCATTCAAAACCCTTGCAAGGGTTCTCTGCGAGTCTTTTCTTCTTTTCGGCTTCGGAACAGCCCTGGGGGTTACACTCTCCGTCTTCTACTCCCGTAAGCTGTGGGTTGTTATGGCGGCCTCCGCCACCTTTGGCTACCTTATGCTCGCGGCTGCGGTTCTCGATATCTTGAGAAAGCTGAAGGCCAGAAAGCGGGTTAGCAAAAGACTCCCCGCCCCCCACGCAATCCTGATTGAAAGTCAGGAAGACGCCTTTACCCTGATCCGGGCCCTTTACCGCTATGCAAGGGTGCCACTAATGGTCATAACGCGCGTTCCCCTCGAGGAGTGGACGGCCAAGACAGGGGTTCTTCCCGACGAGTACATCTGGCTTAGCAGGGTTGAACATGAGAGTAGTGTGAGCCCAACGGATCTCCACGTCATCCTCCAGAGGATAGAGAGGTTCCTCATGCAGAACCCCGGAGGCGTTGTCTACGTGGACGGCGTTGAGTACCTCCTCTTCTACAACGACTTCAAGGGACTCGCTAAGTTCCTGATCTCTGCCAAGGACATGGCGGTTCTCCACGGTGGCCACATCGTGCTCCTCGTCACCCCCGGTGCCTTAAAAAAGGTGGAGCTGTCAATACTCAGAAAGGAGTTCGAAATGGTAGATGTAGGGCTTGTTCTCAGGGAAGTGCTTGGCCCAGCACTTTTCGAGACGTTACCCCCAGAGCTGAAGGTGAAGAAAAATGCCCGCGCTAAGGGTTCCGAAAGGGGAGGCGAAGGTTTTACAAAATCATTGAAATATTGA